GCAAGCGAAATTGATTCTAACTTTAGCCAATTTATCCACTCTCCTGGAGAGGCGACAGTGGAGCAGTTGCAACTTGATGCCACTTGGTTTAACGACAGTTTTGATATTGGCCTAGTGAGTGTGCAGTTTGGTGCAGCCCGTACTGAGCAGTCAACAGGGGGATATGAAGCGTGGAGTGGTCTACGAGGAGGCCCAGGTTTCAACCCTTCGTTTAAAGAAATTTTCCCAGATAGCATGTTTACGCGCCATGAAACTGGTGATTTGCTAGACCAGTTTGCTGGTGGCGGAAGTGACTTACAGCCTGGGTATTACTATACCTATGATTTTGATGAAGCCATTGCAAGGCAGCTTGCGTATCTTACAGAAGACGTTATCGGTGCTGACTATTACTCGGCGGATGCCTATTTTGATGGCATAGACAGCCAAAGTAGAGTCGATGAAACCACCGACAGCATTTACTTGCAATCCAAATGGGAGTTTGAATTTTCAGATTACTTTGTGCAGATCAATGCAGGCCTGCGCTATGAACAAACGGATGTGACAAGTGTGGTGCGTCAGCGTGTAGAAACGCAAGTGAATTGGGACAGCCCTTCTGAGTGGATTATGCAATACGCTGCAGGCGGCGATGACAACTTCTTAACGCAGGAAGGGGATTACGACATTTTATTGCCGATGATCGATGTGCGTTTTGATATCACCGAAGATTTAATTGCACGAGCGTCTTGGGGCAAAACGATGTCGCGTGCGCCGCTTAGCAATCTTGCCGGTGGCAGAAGTCTGTCAGGCAGCCCAAAACCGGGAGCAAGAACTGGCTCTCAAGGCAATACAAATCTATTACCGTTTGAGTCGACAAACCTAGATTTTTCACTTGAATATTATTACAACGAAGGAAGTTACGCATCACTTGGCTACTTTAAAAAAGAGGTCGATAACTTTATTCAAACCACAATCACGCAAACCACCATAGAAGGCCTTTACGATATTTACAATGGTCCAAGGTATAAACAAGCGATTGCAGACATTGAAGCCCGTGGAGAGCAGGCGACTAGTGATGCCATTTTTGCGCAAATGCTCGCCAATGGTCACGGTAATGCCGATGGCAAAATTGAACCAAGCAGTGACGATCCTTTGATGGTATGGAACATCAGCCAGCCACAAAATACCGATAGCAAATCGGTTGATGGTTTTGAAGTGGCGGTACAGCACTTATTTGGTGAGACGGGGTTTGGCCTTGGCGTAAACGCAACCTTCGTTGATGGCGATGTTGAGTTTGATAGTGAAAGCCTAGTGCAACAAGCACCACTGACAGGATTGAGCGACTCGGCTAACTTCCAAGCGTTTTACGAAAAAGACGGGTTATCGGTGAAGCTAACCTACGCATGGCGTGACGCTTATCTTATCGGTGTAGGTCAAGCGCAAGGCTCTGCAGATGCACCACCGCAATATGCCAAGTCTTACGGTCAATGGGACGTTAGTGTGAATTACGATATTGATGAGCAGTTTACGGTGTTCTTTGAAGGTATTAACTTGAATAATGAAACCGAGCAAGGATACGGTCGCTATGAAGAGCAGTTCTTATTTGCTCGTCAATACGGCCCGAGATACTCGGTTGGTGTCAGGTACACTTTTGAGTAGTCGTTAACGTATATGTGGTGATTTCAGAGCTTGCTAAGGCTAAATTGTCGTTACCAAAAAGTATGACGATGATGAATAAAGTGAGCGGTGGCTTGTTTTTGATTTGGCGCCGGCTCCGAGCTGCCGGTAAGTAGTGTAAGGGCTTGAAAGTGTAAGCATACTCCCTTTTCCTCGTAAGTAGTTAAAGGGAGCAAAGCTTGGGTTAGCATAACTTAGCTCCGAGCCACGGCTGCCGGCTTGCTCGCCTTAGTGCGATTTGTTGAGCTGTTTAGATTTGAATAAGCGCTTGAAGCACTCATTAAGCCAAAACAAGCCAAAGTTGTTAAAATGCCGATTACAACGTAAATAATGAAATCGATTACCATGATGTTGCTCATATTTAGTTCCTCTCCGTTGGTATGGTGCGTTAATTCTGTGCTAAATTCTGCGTGTTTCTACGTGTGATTCGATTACACGGAAACTTTGTGGAACCTCAAATTGAGGCATTAAATTAAAAACAATCGCTGGGTATTGAAACTTTCTGTTTCTGGATGCGCTCGTTGGACTTAAACAAGTGATGTAAAGTGGCTCGCCGTCCAAATTAAAATGAAAATTGTTGCTGTAATCTGACGATTGAGAATGAGGCCCTCTAGGAGTAGTCTGCGATACCAGATTTTGTAATTCCTGTAGTTTACGCCAAACGGACTTATTAAAGCCGCTGTCATCTAAGTGTTGGCTCTGGTCAAAAACCGCAACAAACGCGGCACTTTTCATGTTGTCAAAGTCCACCTTTTCGACAAAAGAATAGAGACTGGTTATTAGACTGAAGTTGTTGTGTCTTGATGTGAGGTCGCCAAAACCTAAAACCTCAATATTGTTAAACTCCAACTCTGTTCTATTACCACCACAAATGCACGGAAATTGCTGCTCGTTCACGAAATCAATAAATAGGTCTTGCAGCTCGGGTTGTGGTGTCATGTTTTATGCTCCTAGTGTTACTTGTGCTGTTTGCGTTAGTTGGTTCGTGTTTCCCAATGCTGAATTGCGAAATTCATCTACATTGATTATCTATCACTAAGTAAGCAAAGCTTGAGCCATAAATTTATTATTTTAAGTCTTTGAATTTAAATGTATTTTGTTTTTTTGTATTTTAAAGGGGTAATCTTTTCACATTTTATTCAGGTAAGAAATTCACGGCTGTAAAAATTGGTAACAGTGAGTTTTCTCTCAAGGTAAGGTTTACGATGGTTGTTATTGCCCGAGTAAAGGTAAATGCTTGAGGTTTTTATAGTCCATGGCAATGGCGATACAACGGTAAAGTAGCGCTGTTGGCATGTCTTCTTCTAGTTTAAGTACAATCGCTCGGTTGCCTTCAAACTGTAACTCGTCGGAAAATAGTACTCTAAATGTATCGACTAGCTTCGTTTGGCAGTGAAAATAAAGGTGATAGTCGGTAGGCGTTTTGGCTTTCCAAGCCATACGAAAAGGACTACCCGATTTAACACTAAAGCTTAACTCTCCCCACTTTATTGCCTCAATCACCGCGCCAAAGTTTTGCTCACTGGCAACCTGCATAACGAGGCTACGCAGTGCCCTGATTTTTGCCTGCGCAGCAGGTGGGTAGGTACTAATCACTTGTTCGGCTATGTTTGACACTCTGGCTCTTCCTTGATCAATTGGGTACTTCAGTTTGTAAAGTAGAGTATTAAATTGAACGGGCGAGGGCAAGTGCGCTCTCGGTGTGACTTTTTAAATCGCTGGTTTGTGCCCTGTAAAAAGCATAAACGAGCGCATCAGACAGTTGGTTTATCTTGTATCTTTTAAGTTCTATTCCACATTAATGTTGGTTCATTAAGTACTAAAAAACGATGTGAGCACAGCTTCGTGCTCACATGGTGTTAAGGGGACTAATTGCAGCTTAGCGTCGGTGATGCTTCTGAAGAGATCTGAATCTCTGACAGCGTTACCTCCAGTATCCCTGCGGTTGAAAGCTCGAAGGGGACGACAGTTTTGGTGAAGTCCATGCCATGGGTTTTAAAGCAATTGAGGTCAATGCTTAGTGATTGCCACTTGGCCAACGGCATGGTTTGAAGTTGCTTGGCAATATCCACTTTTGCGGCGCAAGAGCCGTTTGCGTCCGCTTCGCCTTCACAACTCATCGCGACCCAAACCGGTTTATCTGGCACGACATCTACTTGTACTTTAAAAGTCAGTGCGCCGCCTGTTGGAATACTTGGGCTTATGTCTTCCCTAAAGTAGCTTTCACTAGCGAGTCTAAAGCCGCTGCTTCGACTACCATCAAAAAGCAATTGAATGGCGTCTTCTTGTACTTCTCTGTCTGTTGTGCGATAGCTTATACCGCCAAGCGTATGGGTATTGGCGTTTATCATTTGGTTTTGGGCACTGCTGTACAAGTGGCCTTGCCAAGGTTTATTGATTGATCTTACGAGTAAGTCTACGCCGCTGGCGAGATTTGCCTGAGTTTGTATTTGCTCTGGTAAATTATCTGCGAGTACATTTTGGTCTGAATAACGCAGGCCAAAACCATAAGGTAAAAGCGGGTCGTAGTCTTTGTCTTGGTAATTGACGATTTGCGTAGGTGTTTTTGGCCAAGAGTAACTAAGCTTGCCAGTAAAGTCATACTTAGTTTGGCCATTTTTGTCGGCGAGTAATACGTCACTGATACCAATTCCTTCAGACCCCGGTAACCATGCCGCCACAAATGCATCTGAGGCGTTGAGTTCAGGGTTTACCCACATTGGGCGACCACTGATGAACACCGCCACCGTAGGAATTCCGGCCTGTTTAAAGCGCTTGAGTAATGCAAGATCAGATTTATCAGACGGCTTGTATTCAAGTGTCGCTCTATCACCGTGACCTTCTGCATAGGGATCTTCGCCAAATACCACTATGGCAACGTCAGGCTTATCTTCAAATTCACCGCTAGCACTTAATGTGACGGTGCCGCCAGCCGCTTCTGCTTGTTGCTTTATGCCATCATAAATAGAGGTACCGCCTGGGAAGTCGGCATTGGTGTTGTTAGTACCTTGCCAAGTAATGCTCCAACCGCCCGATTGTTTGCCGATGTTGTCGGCACCATCGCCTGCCAACAAAATATGTTGGTTTGGTTTAAGTGGCAGTAGCTGATCTTTGTTTTTGAGTAACACCAGTGATTCACGTACGGCTTGGCGAGCAACTGCGCGGTGCGACTCTGCGCCAATGATTTCTGAGTGGCCTGCTAATGGACGGTTTGCAGGGCTTGGCTTTTCAAAAAGTCCCGCACGGAGTTTAACCCTTAAAATACGACTCACTGCATCATCGATGCGAGACTGTGCAATAGCGCCGCTTTTTGCTTGTGCTAGGGTATTGTTGTACAAGGCTTTCCAGTCGTTCGGTGCCATGACAATATCAATGCCAGCATTAATGGCCTTTGCGCAGCTGTCGTTCGTACAACCTTCTATTTGGCCGTGGCCATTCCAATCGCTCACCACAAAACCATCAAAATTCATTCGCTCTTTTAGCACTTGGGTAAGCAAATAGTGGCTGCCGTGGACCTTTTCACCATGCCAACTGTTAAACGATGCCATCACCGATTGTGCTCCGGCCTCAAGCCCGCCTACATAGCCTTGAGCGTGAAGTGCAATTAGTGCTTTTTCAGAGGCGATGTTGTCGCCTTGGTCGTCACCATCCACTGTGCCACCATCGCCGACAAAATGCTTTACTGTGCTGATCACACGGTTCTTGCCAAGAAAGTCCGCTTTCGGGTCGCCTTGCAAACCTTTAACAATGGCGCTGGAATACGCTTTAACGATGTCGGGATGTTCCGAGTATCCTTCATAGGTGCGTCCCCAGCGATCATCACGTACAACTGCGACTGTAGGGGCAAAGATCCAATCAATCCCTGTGGCTAGTACTTCTTTTGCGGTAATGTGGGCGATTTTCTCTATGAGATCTGGATTATTTGCCGCGCCAAGGCCAATGTTATGCGGAAATAGCGTAGCGCCAATCACGTTATTGTGGCCATGAACGGCATCCGTTCCCCACATGGTAGGGATAGTGCTGCCATCTAGGCTATCGTCAATCGATGCTTGATAAAGTGCTTCGGCAAGTTTAACCCAATCTGCGGGCGTAGCATGCTTGTTGTTGTATGGAAATGCGCCGCCGCCATTGAGATATGAGCCGAATCCGTATTCTCGCATCTCTGCGACGGTAATATTACGAATTTCAGGCTGGATCATTTGCGCGATTTTTTGTTCCAGTGTCATCTTAGCGAGTATCGACTGAACTCTTTCTTCGAGATTGTTATCTGTTTGGATAGCAGGAGTCAGTGCTGGCCAGTTTTCCACTTGGCGAGCCGCATCAACACTGGCTTTGTTCGGGCTTTCGCTACATCCGGTTAAGGTTGCGATAGCCATTGCAAAACTTAGCATGGTTATTTTCGTTTTCATGTCTTAATTACTCTCGAAACGCTGAGGAGTTGCGCCTTTTAATCCAAAGTAGGCGATGTAGATATAGCATAAAGCAGGCAGTAAAAATGACAGCTGCAGATTAATTCCGTCTGCTAGCATCCCTTGCAATAGCGGGATAATTGCACCGCCAACAATAGCAAGACAGAGAATGCCAGAGCCTTGCGCCGTTTGTTTTCCAAGCCCATTTAACGATAGGCTAAAGATAGTCGGGAACATGACGGAGTTACAAAGCCCGACGGCCAAAATGCTCCAAAGGGCAAGTTGACCGCTGCTTAATACGGCGATAAGTACTAATGCGAATGCACAGACAGCATTAAAGGCAAGGACGGTTCGACCCGATATTTTCTGCATTACTAACGCGCCAATAAAGCGTCCGACCATGGCTCCACCCCAATAATATGCGATGAGCTTGGCGGCTTGGGCTTCAGTCATGTTGCCAATGTCCGGTTGATGTAAGAAGCTAACCAATGTTGAGCCAATCGCCACTTCAGCACCAACATAAACGAAAATACCGATTGCACCAAGCACCAAATGTTTATGCTGCCATGCCTTGGTTTCACCAGTGGTGACTTCCTCAGTAGTACTACTTAGCTGGGGAAGTTTGATAAAGGCAAAGATCACTGCCAGTGACACGAGCATGGCTGCCAACATCAAGTAAGGTAATTGGGTGGCACTGGCATTGCCAACTTCAACCGTGCTTCCCTCACTAAATATGAGCATGGCACCAAAAAATGGGGCGACAGTCGTGCCCAAAGAGTTAAACGCTTGGGTCATAGTGAGTCGTGCCGGGGCAGTTTCGGGAGAGCCAAGCACGCTAACAAAAGGGTTAGCAGCAACTTGTAGCACAGTGACCCCGGCCGCTAACACAAATAGCGCGAATAAGAACACGCCGTAGAGACCACTTTCTGCCGCTGGGTAAAAAAGCACACAGCCGATGCCTGCGGTAAGTAACCCAGTTACAATGCCTTTTTGATAGCCGATTTTTCCAACTAATTTGCCAGCCGGAACTGAGACAACAAAATAGGCGCTAAAAAAGCAAAATTGGATCAGCATCGCTTGCGTGTAATTAAGCTCAAACGCGCCTTTGAGATATGGAATTAAAATATCATTCAAACATGTGATAAAACCCCACATAAAAAATAGTGAGGTGAGGGCCCCCAAAGCAAATCGGTACTGACCAGTATGGTCCGCGGCGACTGCTGTTGAAACCTGTGGTTGAGACGGTACGCTCACGACAAACTCCTAGTTGATTTTTTTTGGTAAAGCGCTTACATTTATAAAAATGAAAGCGCTTACATTTTTAATGATGATTGCAGAAAGCGAACACGAATTCAAATAAAAAATGTTTTTGCCTTGCACTGTGACTAACACAACACGCTCGTACCTTGGCGTAAACACATAACTTGGAACGATTAACCATGAATAAAATTATCCTGCCAACACACTCGGCCATGTTGAAGGCAGACTATATTTTCGGCGTTGCGACTTCGTCATTTCAAATCGAAGGTGAGAGGCGCGGGCGTTGTGAGTCAATTTGGGATAGGTTTTGTGAACACGATGGTGCGATAAAGGATAAAAGTAACGGTGATATCGCCTGTGAGCATATATCTAGGTGGCAGCAAGATGTTGAACTGATAAGCAGTTTAGGGGTTGATGCTTATCGCCTTTCTATTTCTTGGCCAAGAGTAATGAATGATGATGGTACGGTTAACGATGCTGGACTTTTCTTTTACCAACAATTGGTCGATGCGTTGGTTGCTAAAGGCTTAAAAGTGTTTGTCACACTCTATCACTGGGACTTGCCGCAAGCGCTAGAGGATAAGGGCGGATGGCTAAGTCGAGAAACGGCTCTGGAGTTTGCGAAGTATACCGAGGTGGTGTGTAAAGCGCTTGGCGATAAAGTGTATGCCTACACCACGCTAAATGAACCATTTTGTAGTGCACATTTAGGGTATGAATTAGGTATTCATGCACCAGGTTTGCGCTCCCAAGCGGCGGGACGGCAAGCAGCCCATCATTTACTGTTAGCACACGGTTTGGCAATGTCTGTGCTAAGAACTCATTGTCCAAATAGTCTTCATGGAATTGTGTTAAATTTTGCCAATGCAGATCCTGTCTCTACAGCGCCTTGTGATGTGGAAGCGGCAAAAATCGCGGACGAGTACTGCAATCATTGGTATATCAAACCTATTCTTGAAGGGCAGTACCCAGATTTACTTGCTCAGCTCCCCAAGGACGTAAAGCCAGATATTCTAGCCGGAGATTTAGAGATTATTGCTGCTCCTATTGATTATCTTGGCGTGAACTATTACACCCGAAATATTTATCAATCTGATGGTAATGGATGGTATGAACAAGTTGAGCCTAGTGTCGACACGCTCACTACAATGGGCTGGGAAGTCGTGCCAGACTCATTTTGTGCATTGCTTCGGGAGTTACATGCTGAGTACCAGTTGCCACCACTCTATATCACAGAAAACGGTGCAGCCTTTGACGACGAAATGGAAAATGGCGAAGTATTAGACTTGCAAAGGCTGGCTTACTTCCAAACTCATCTGCTCGCGGTGAATCAAGCAATGGAGCTGGGCGTTGATATTCGCGGCTACTTTGCATGGAGCTTAATGGATAATTTTGAATGGGCAGAGGGGTATACGCAACGCTTTGGCATTGTACACGTTGATTATCATACTCAGCAACGAACCTTAAAGGCGAGTGCAAAAGCCTATCAAACGATGCTGCTTGAGCGTAAATCAAGTGTCTAAAACTATGCGCATTTTGAGCCAAAATTGGTATAGTGCGCAGATACAACTGATGGAATAAAAGTAATAGGTATGGCAACGATTTACGAAGTCTCTAAAGCTGCAGGCGTATCATTAGCCACGGTGTCACGGGTGATGAATGGCAATGCAAAGGTGAGTGACAAAACCAAAGAGAAGGTGCTCGCGGCAATGTCAGAGTTAGGATATAAACCTAACGCCATCGCGCAATCTTTGGCTTCTAACCGCAGTAACAGTGTGGGGCTTATGGTATCTGAGCTACACGGTTCTTTCTTCGGTGACATGATGAGCACCATCGAGAGTACGCTGAGAACGGCGGGTAAACATGCCATTATTGCTGCGGGCCACAGTGATGAAGAAAAAGAGCAACAAGCCATCGAATTTTTATTGGATAGGCGCTGCGATGCTTTAATTGTTCACGCGGAAGCAGTCAGTGATGAATATCTCATTGAGCTTGCGGGACGAGATGTAGAACTGGTGCTAGTGAACCGCCACATTCCAGAGTTGGCGGAGCGCTGCTTTTATACTGACAACGAACTGGGTGGATATTTAGCGACTGAGGCGCTATTGCAGCGCGGACACAGAGATATCGCGTATATCAGTGGACCGTTATTTAAGCTTGATGCCAAAGCGCGTTTGGCTGGTCATCAAAAAGCCTTAGCTGAATACAATGTGTCATTTGATCCTAAGCTCTCATTTGAAGGCGGTTATCATGAAACCGATGGCATCGCGGGATTTAATCATTTAATGCAAACAGGGCTGCGCTTTAGTGCCTTGGTTTGCGCAAACGATGAGATGGCATCAGGTGCGATGACTGCGGCCAGAGAAGCTGGACTCGATGTCCCATCAGCGCTTTCCGTTGTAGGCTTTGACGATGTGTTATTTACCAAGTATCTTTATCCAAAACTCACCACCATAGATAACCCTATTCGTAAAATGGGCAATGCGGCCGCGCGTTGGGTACTTAAGCATGTGTATAAAGAGAAGCACCAACCCGATGTGGAAAATCTCTACCCACCAACCTTAATCTTGCGCGATTCTATCGCCGTAAAAGCAGAGTAATAAGCGATGACCAGCCTGTCGATATCCAATGCATTAAAGTACACCTTAATTGTATCGTTAGGCGGGTTTATTTTTGGCTTTGATGCGTCGGTGATTTCGGGCGCAATTGGGTTTATTAGCGAGGCCTTTAAGCTCACCCCATGGCAGCAAGGGACAGTTGTGAGTGCGCCTACCTTAGGAGGGTTGGTCGCAACACTTATAGCCGGGCCGGTGGCTGATGCCATTGGCCGTAAGCAAACATTGCTGATGACCGCGTGTTTGTATTTTGTCTCCGCGATTGGCTCGGCTTTCGCAACTTCGTTTGAAGCATTGGTGATTGCGCGCTTTATTGGCGGGATGGCATTTTGTTCCTTGATGGTGGCGCCCATGTATATTGCTGAGATCAGCTTAGCCCATCAGCGCGGGCGTTTGGTATCGGTTAATCAGCTCAATATCGTCGTTGGCCTATTTATCTCCTATTTCACTAATTATTTCTTACTTCAGCTCAGCCATAGCGATGCAATGTGGGTGTCTGGTTGGCAAATAGATAGTCAAACATGGCGTTGGATGCTTGGTGTTGAAGCTCTGCCAGCACTGGCTTGGGTTTTGTTGTTACTGTTATTGCCGCGAAGCCCTCGGTGGTTATTGATGAAGGATCAGCAGCTAGAGGCTAAACGTACATTGACGCGATTATTTGGTAGCAACAATGCACAACAGCAACTTGATGCTATTCAAGCCGCTTTACCTAAACTGCAACTGAGTAGCTTGTCTCTTGCGCGCAAAATGGGCAGTTTGTTTAGTAAGCGACTTCGTGTCCCTTTGATGGTAGGCGTTGTGCTTGCTGTTGCGCAGCAAGTTACTGGGATCAATGTGGTGTTTTTTTATGCCCCTACTATTTTTGAGCAAAGCGGTATTGGTACTGATGCTGCATTTATGCAAGCGATTTGGATTGGCCTTATCAATGTGGCTTTTACCATTATAGCGCTATTGACCATAGATAAATTCGGACGGCGGCCATTGTTGCTTATTGGATTAACAGGCATCTGCTTTAGTATGGCGCTGTGTAGCTGGGGCTTTAAACAAGCAACCTATCAGTTAAATACAGTGCATATAGCTGAAATTAATAATGAAGTAGCCGATTTTCCCGCGCATGCTTTAGCGCCAATATTAGGCCAGACTTTCACCTCCGACGTTGCATTTAATGACGCGATAAAGCAGCGTTTAACTGCAGACGAGTACCGGCAATACAAGTCAGTAATTTTCGCGCACAGCATTAATATGCCAGCAAAACTGGTTCTGCTTGGGATTTCCCTTTTTGTTGCGTCGTTCGCGATGTCGCTGGGGCCAGTCATGTGGGTAATGTTTTCGGAGATATTTCCAAATGCAATTCGAGCCGTTGCGATTTCTGTTGTCGGTGTGATTAATAATGCCGCCAGTTTTACTGTACAACTAGTGTTTCCGTGGGAACTTGAATATTTAGGTGCAAGCACCACCTTTCTATTGTACAGCCTGTTTTCATTGCTTTCGTTTGCGCTGATATTCTTGTTTGTGGAAGAAACCAAAGGAAAGAGCTTGGAGCAGCTAAGCGAGGGTTTGGAAACGAGAGCAGGTTAGTAAACCCGCGATAAAATATTTCTCTATGTAATTTTTTTGTAAACGGATTTTCATGTTTGGGATTTATTATCTTCCTTGGACTAGTCCAGAAAATCACATTTAAAGGAAAGATAATGAAATTACCCGTGCTTAGCAGTGCATTACTTGCACTTTCATTTACCGCAAGTGTA
This sequence is a window from Pseudoalteromonas piscicida. Protein-coding genes within it:
- a CDS encoding YqcI/YcgG family protein — translated: MTPQPELQDLFIDFVNEQQFPCICGGNRTELEFNNIEVLGFGDLTSRHNNFSLITSLYSFVEKVDFDNMKSAAFVAVFDQSQHLDDSGFNKSVWRKLQELQNLVSQTTPRGPHSQSSDYSNNFHFNLDGEPLYITCLSPTSASRNRKFQYPAIVFNLMPQFEVPQSFRVIESHVETRRI
- a CDS encoding LacI family DNA-binding transcriptional regulator, giving the protein MATIYEVSKAAGVSLATVSRVMNGNAKVSDKTKEKVLAAMSELGYKPNAIAQSLASNRSNSVGLMVSELHGSFFGDMMSTIESTLRTAGKHAIIAAGHSDEEKEQQAIEFLLDRRCDALIVHAEAVSDEYLIELAGRDVELVLVNRHIPELAERCFYTDNELGGYLATEALLQRGHRDIAYISGPLFKLDAKARLAGHQKALAEYNVSFDPKLSFEGGYHETDGIAGFNHLMQTGLRFSALVCANDEMASGAMTAAREAGLDVPSALSVVGFDDVLFTKYLYPKLTTIDNPIRKMGNAAARWVLKHVYKEKHQPDVENLYPPTLILRDSIAVKAE
- a CDS encoding GH1 family beta-glucosidase — protein: MNKIILPTHSAMLKADYIFGVATSSFQIEGERRGRCESIWDRFCEHDGAIKDKSNGDIACEHISRWQQDVELISSLGVDAYRLSISWPRVMNDDGTVNDAGLFFYQQLVDALVAKGLKVFVTLYHWDLPQALEDKGGWLSRETALEFAKYTEVVCKALGDKVYAYTTLNEPFCSAHLGYELGIHAPGLRSQAAGRQAAHHLLLAHGLAMSVLRTHCPNSLHGIVLNFANADPVSTAPCDVEAAKIADEYCNHWYIKPILEGQYPDLLAQLPKDVKPDILAGDLEIIAAPIDYLGVNYYTRNIYQSDGNGWYEQVEPSVDTLTTMGWEVVPDSFCALLRELHAEYQLPPLYITENGAAFDDEMENGEVLDLQRLAYFQTHLLAVNQAMELGVDIRGYFAWSLMDNFEWAEGYTQRFGIVHVDYHTQQRTLKASAKAYQTMLLERKSSV
- a CDS encoding glycoside hydrolase family 3 protein, with protein sequence MKTKITMLSFAMAIATLTGCSESPNKASVDAARQVENWPALTPAIQTDNNLEERVQSILAKMTLEQKIAQMIQPEIRNITVAEMREYGFGSYLNGGGAFPYNNKHATPADWVKLAEALYQASIDDSLDGSTIPTMWGTDAVHGHNNVIGATLFPHNIGLGAANNPDLIEKIAHITAKEVLATGIDWIFAPTVAVVRDDRWGRTYEGYSEHPDIVKAYSSAIVKGLQGDPKADFLGKNRVISTVKHFVGDGGTVDGDDQGDNIASEKALIALHAQGYVGGLEAGAQSVMASFNSWHGEKVHGSHYLLTQVLKERMNFDGFVVSDWNGHGQIEGCTNDSCAKAINAGIDIVMAPNDWKALYNNTLAQAKSGAIAQSRIDDAVSRILRVKLRAGLFEKPSPANRPLAGHSEIIGAESHRAVARQAVRESLVLLKNKDQLLPLKPNQHILLAGDGADNIGKQSGGWSITWQGTNNTNADFPGGTSIYDGIKQQAEAAGGTVTLSASGEFEDKPDVAIVVFGEDPYAEGHGDRATLEYKPSDKSDLALLKRFKQAGIPTVAVFISGRPMWVNPELNASDAFVAAWLPGSEGIGISDVLLADKNGQTKYDFTGKLSYSWPKTPTQIVNYQDKDYDPLLPYGFGLRYSDQNVLADNLPEQIQTQANLASGVDLLVRSINKPWQGHLYSSAQNQMINANTHTLGGISYRTTDREVQEDAIQLLFDGSRSSGFRLASESYFREDISPSIPTGGALTFKVQVDVVPDKPVWVAMSCEGEADANGSCAAKVDIAKQLQTMPLAKWQSLSIDLNCFKTHGMDFTKTVVPFELSTAGILEVTLSEIQISSEASPTLSCN
- a CDS encoding sugar MFS transporter, which gives rise to MSVPSQPQVSTAVAADHTGQYRFALGALTSLFFMWGFITCLNDILIPYLKGAFELNYTQAMLIQFCFFSAYFVVSVPAGKLVGKIGYQKGIVTGLLTAGIGCVLFYPAAESGLYGVFLFALFVLAAGVTVLQVAANPFVSVLGSPETAPARLTMTQAFNSLGTTVAPFFGAMLIFSEGSTVEVGNASATQLPYLMLAAMLVSLAVIFAFIKLPQLSSTTEEVTTGETKAWQHKHLVLGAIGIFVYVGAEVAIGSTLVSFLHQPDIGNMTEAQAAKLIAYYWGGAMVGRFIGALVMQKISGRTVLAFNAVCAFALVLIAVLSSGQLALWSILAVGLCNSVMFPTIFSLSLNGLGKQTAQGSGILCLAIVGGAIIPLLQGMLADGINLQLSFLLPALCYIYIAYFGLKGATPQRFESN
- a CDS encoding DUF1801 domain-containing protein; translation: MSNIAEQVISTYPPAAQAKIRALRSLVMQVASEQNFGAVIEAIKWGELSFSVKSGSPFRMAWKAKTPTDYHLYFHCQTKLVDTFRVLFSDELQFEGNRAIVLKLEEDMPTALLYRCIAIAMDYKNLKHLPLLGQ
- a CDS encoding TonB-dependent receptor; this encodes MNNKQFNKSKLAVQLSLAIAVNTGMVSIAQAEEQQAADKVEVIEVKGIRGSLIRSMDLKRSASGVMDAISAEEMGKFPDTNLAESLQRITGVSVSRANGEGSQITVRGFGPDFNLVTLNGRQMPGTGNTRSYNLENLTAEGVSALEVYKTGRADVPSGGLGALVNIVTAKPLQRPGQHFSATAKAIVDTSNEAGDDVTPEVSAVYSNTFADETFGFGFSFSHQQRDFQKQQANIQGWQANVDLPDLDPSKIIDGRAEDAEGYKVGNYFFPKDMNYGIEDLERERTNGQVTFQYAPTNGFVATLDYTASLAVTGSNTIGWGIWNEFGGNINAYELDANGTAVYADIGGNDASFTANRNTTEVEARSLGLNLDWQINDNWHVELDYHDSKNETDNGADKGLGSDGQIILGSDQLITKIYDYREGEVPHANVLWKNGTNELMASEIDSNFSQFIHSPGEATVEQLQLDATWFNDSFDIGLVSVQFGAARTEQSTGGYEAWSGLRGGPGFNPSFKEIFPDSMFTRHETGDLLDQFAGGGSDLQPGYYYTYDFDEAIARQLAYLTEDVIGADYYSADAYFDGIDSQSRVDETTDSIYLQSKWEFEFSDYFVQINAGLRYEQTDVTSVVRQRVETQVNWDSPSEWIMQYAAGGDDNFLTQEGDYDILLPMIDVRFDITEDLIARASWGKTMSRAPLSNLAGGRSLSGSPKPGARTGSQGNTNLLPFESTNLDFSLEYYYNEGSYASLGYFKKEVDNFIQTTITQTTIEGLYDIYNGPRYKQAIADIEARGEQATSDAIFAQMLANGHGNADGKIEPSSDDPLMVWNISQPQNTDSKSVDGFEVAVQHLFGETGFGLGVNATFVDGDVEFDSESLVQQAPLTGLSDSANFQAFYEKDGLSVKLTYAWRDAYLIGVGQAQGSADAPPQYAKSYGQWDVSVNYDIDEQFTVFFEGINLNNETEQGYGRYEEQFLFARQYGPRYSVGVRYTFE
- a CDS encoding sugar porter family MFS transporter, which translates into the protein MTSLSISNALKYTLIVSLGGFIFGFDASVISGAIGFISEAFKLTPWQQGTVVSAPTLGGLVATLIAGPVADAIGRKQTLLMTACLYFVSAIGSAFATSFEALVIARFIGGMAFCSLMVAPMYIAEISLAHQRGRLVSVNQLNIVVGLFISYFTNYFLLQLSHSDAMWVSGWQIDSQTWRWMLGVEALPALAWVLLLLLLPRSPRWLLMKDQQLEAKRTLTRLFGSNNAQQQLDAIQAALPKLQLSSLSLARKMGSLFSKRLRVPLMVGVVLAVAQQVTGINVVFFYAPTIFEQSGIGTDAAFMQAIWIGLINVAFTIIALLTIDKFGRRPLLLIGLTGICFSMALCSWGFKQATYQLNTVHIAEINNEVADFPAHALAPILGQTFTSDVAFNDAIKQRLTADEYRQYKSVIFAHSINMPAKLVLLGISLFVASFAMSLGPVMWVMFSEIFPNAIRAVAISVVGVINNAASFTVQLVFPWELEYLGASTTFLLYSLFSLLSFALIFLFVEETKGKSLEQLSEGLETRAG